From the genome of Pseudomonas sihuiensis:
GGACGAGATGACCCGCAGGCTGTCGGATTACCTCGGTGCCGAGCAGGTGATCTGGCTGCCACGCGGCTGCAAGTTCGACGAAACCGACGGCCATATCGACGACCTGGCCTGCTTCGTCCGCCCTGGCGTGGTGGTGATGCAGTGGACCGACGACCGCACCGACCCGCAATGGGAAATCTACCAGGAGGCTTACGACATCCTGCGCAGCACGCGCGATGCCCGTGGCCGCGCGCTGGAGGTGCACAAGCTGCCGCAGCCGCGGGTGCTGGAGTGGACCGCGGAAGAGGCCGAAGGTCTGGATCATGACGATGCCACCCATACCCGCCAGGCCGGCACGCAGATCTGCGCCTCGTACATCAACTACTACGCCGGTAACTCGGCCATCGTCCTGCCGCTGTTCGGCGACGCCAACGACCGTGTGGCCCAGGCCACCCTGGCCGAGCTGTTCCCGCAGCACCGCATCCTCGGCATCGAGAACTCGCGGGAAATCCTCCTGGGTGGCGGCAACGTCGCCTGCATCACCATGCCGCAATACGCCGCGCCCCAGCGCGCCTAGGAGGCCCGGATGAAACTGCCCGCCAGTCTGCTGGCCGTGGCCCTTGCCGCCTGCGCACACGCGCAGGCCGGTTCGGCGCAGCAGCAGGTCAACCTGTATATCTGGAGCGAGTATCTGGCCCCGGACACCCTGGCTTCGTTCGAAGAGAAGACCGGTATCCGCGTGGTGGTCGATCATTTCGATTCGCTGGAAACCGTGGAAACCAAACTGCTCACCGGCGGCAGTGGTTACGACCTGGTGCTGACCGCCGGCCAGCACCTGAGCAGGGCTATCGCCAGCGGTGCATTGCGCGAGCTGGACAAGACGCAGCTGCCGCATTTTGCCGGGCTGGATGACGAGTTCACTCAGCACATGGCCAGGTTCGACCCGGGCAATCGCTACGCCGGACTCTACGTCTGGGGCACCACCGGTTTCGGCTACCAGGAGCAGGCCATTACCCAGCGCATGGCCGATGCCCCGACCGATAGCTGGGCAATGCTGATGGACCCGCAGGTGGTGGCGCGTTTTGCCGATTGCGGAGTGAGTTTGCTCAATGACCCCAACGAGGTGTTCGCCGCTGCGTTCCGCTACCTGGGGCTGGATATCAATCGGCAGAACCTCGATGACCTGAAACAGGCCGAGGCCCATCTGGCCAAGGTACGACCGTTCATTCGCTACTTCGACAATGACCGCAACATCAGCGATCTGGCCAACGGCAACACCTGCCTGGCCATGGCCTGGAATGGCAACGTCGCCATCGCCGCGGCGCAGGCCGAGCAGGCCAACAAGGACTTCCAGCTGAGCTATCGCATCCCGCGTGAAGGGGCTCTGTTGTGGTTCGATGCCATGGTCATCCCGCGTGACGCGCCGCACCCGGAAGCCGGGCTGGCGTTGATGGACCACCTGATGACGCCCGAGGTGATCGGCGCCATCAGCAACAGCATCTACTACGCCAATGCGGTACCGGCTGCCGACGCCTTCGTCGATCCGGCAATTCTCGCCGACCCCGGCACCTATCCGCCGGCCGAGCTACGCGCCACGCTGTACACCAAGAATGACAACAGTCGCGAGTTCAACCGGGCGCTGACCCGTGCGTTCAGCCGGCTGAAGTCGGGTCGGTAGCTGTCAGCGATAGCGCGAGAAAATGGCGTCGAATTCGCCATCCTGTCTCATCTGCACCAATGCACGCAGCAGCGCCTGGGTTGGAACATCCGGCTCGTCGCGGACGATGCAGGCGATCAGGTCGGCGCTGATTTCACCGAGCGCATGCAGGCGTTGCTCGGCTGGCCGGTCGCGATTGAACCAGGCCAGCGCCAGGTGATTGCTGATGGCATAGCGGTAGCGGCCGGCCTCGAGTTTCTCCAGGGCCAGCTCCTGGGTGCGGGCGTCTTCGCGGTGTACTGCACCACTGGCCAGCAGCGGCTCCAGGTTTGGATAGCTGAAGCCCAGCACCGTACCCAGGCGCTCATCCCGCAACTGCTCCAGCTTGAAGTCAGGGTCGGCGTTGCGCGCGACGATCAGGTCGCGCTGCACCATGAAGGGCAGGCTCCAGATGTACTGATGATGGGATTCGGCGAGCCAGTCTGGATTGACGTAGCAGCGCACGTCGATTCCACCGCTGACCAGCAAACGTTGAACGCGCAGGCGCGGTAGCACCAGCATCTCTGCACGGCGGCCGACCTTCTGCGCCAGGCGCATTTGCAGATCGTAGAGAATCCCGCCCGTAGCCTGGCCATCGACGATCTTTATCATCGGCATGGCCCAGCTCTCGGTCACCGAGAAGCGCAGTGGGCGCTGCTCCTCGGCCGAGGCTGCGAGGCACAGCAGAAGCAGCAGAGCGGAAAGCGAAAGGCGCATGCGGTTACCGGTTCAAGACGTTAGCGATGCCGCGCCGAGCTTGGCCGTAGCGGACTGGGCGACGGCCGCTCAGGCTGGTGCCGGCTCGAAACTGTCGGCGCGCGCCATGCGCCACATGCGCTCGTAGAACTCCCCTGCGATCTGGCCGCTGAGCAACTCGCCCGGCGCTAGGAACACGTGCTGCTGAGCGAACAGCTTGATCTCGGTAGCCGACATGCGCTGCACCAGATGCTTGGCATCGATCTGCGCCGGGTGGTCGAGGCCGGCGGCGGCGAGCATTTCGGCCAGTGCCTTGAGCGTGTTGCGGTGGAAGTTGTAGACGCGCTGGGCCTTGTCCTCGACCACCAGGGCGCGTTGGCGCAACGGGTCCTGGGTCGCCACGCCGGTAGGGCACTTGTTGGTGTGGCAGCTTTGGCTCTGAATGCAGCCGATGGCGAACATGAAGCCGCGCGCTGAGTTGGCCCAGTCGGCGCCGATGGCCAGCACGCGGGCGATATCGAAGGCGCTGACGATCTTGCCGCTGGCGCCGAGCTTGATCTTGTCGCGCAGGTTGCTGCCGACCAGGGTGTTATGCACGAACAGCAGCCCTTCGCGCAGCGGCACGCCCAGGTGATCGGTGAACTCCAGCGGCGCCGCACCGGTGCCGCCTTCCTTGCCGTCGACGACGATGAAGTCGGGCAGGATGCCGGTCTCCAGCATGGCCTTGACGATGCCCATGAATTCCCAGGGGTGGCCCAGGCAGAACTTGAAACCCACCGGCTTGCCGCCGGACAGCTCGCGCAGCTGAGCGATGAACTGCAGCATCTCTGTCGGCGTGGAGAAGGCGCTGTGGCGCGACGGCGAGATGCAGTCCTCACCCATCGGTACGCCGCGGGTATTGGCGATTTCCTCGGTGACCTTGTGCTTGGGCAGGATGCCGCCATGGCCCGGTTTGGCGCCCTGGCTGAGCTTGATCTCGATCATCTTCACCTGCGGGCTGGCGGCCTGGGCGGCGAAACGCTCGGGGTCGAAGCGCCCGTCGGAAGCACGGCAACCGAAGTAGCCGCTGCCCAGCTCCCAGACCAGATCGCCGCCGTGCTCGCGGTGATAGGGGCTGATGCTGCCTTCACCAGTGTCGTGGTAGAACTCGCCGAGTTTCGCCCCTTCGTTGAGCGCGCGAATGGCGTTGGCGCTGAGCGAGCCGAAGCTCATTGCCGAGATGTTGAACAGCGACGCCGAGTACGGCTGGCTGCACTGCGGCCCGCCGATCTCCACGCGAAAGCTGCACGGATCTGTCAGTGGTGCCGGGCGCATCGAGTGACTGATGAACTCGAAGCCGTTCTGGTACACATCGCTCAGTGTGCCGAAGGGTTTGTCGGCGCCTTCGTTCTTGGCGCGGGAATACACCAGCGAGCGCTGGGCGCGGGAGAAGGGCAGCTGCTCGGCGTCACCTTCGAGCAGGTACTGACGGATTTCCGGGCGAATGCCTTCGACCAGATAGCGAATATTGCCGAGGATTGGGTAGTTGCGCCGCACTGCATGGCGCGTCTGTAGCAGATCGCCGATACCGATCAGGCTGAGCACGCCGCTGAGCAGGGTGAACGGCCACAGCCATTCATGGCCAAGGAAAGGCACGCTGGCCAGGGTGAACAGCACGCAGAAGGCGAAGAATGCGTAGCGGCTGAGCAGGGAGAGGTTCATGCAAGCTCCAGGTGCGCGGATCAAGATAAGACTTTAGACCAAACGGCTATATTGGGTCATGTTCTGTCCACCTAGACACTCTCAAGGGCTGAGGACGAACCCCCTCGCCCTGTGGCACACTCGGTGGCCCGGAGCCAACCGTCGTAAGAGCTTGGCCCAAGTCTCCCGATTTTCGGCCTGCGCCATTGTCGCCGGCCTACTGCCTGAGGCCGCCAGCGGCCGAGAAGAGGAATGAGCGTGCATAACGTCGTCATCAGTGGTACCGGCCTCTATACCCCGGCCAACAGCATTTCCAACGACGAGCTGGTGGCATCCTTCAATGCTTATGTACAGCAGTTCAATGCCGATAACGCCGAGGCCATCGCCCGCGGCGAAGTGGAGGCGCTGAGCGAGTCCAGCAGCGGCTTCATCGAGAAGGCTTCGGGCATCAAGAGCCGCTTCGTCATCGACAAGGAAGGCATTCTCGATCCGCTGCGCATGGTGCCGCGTATCCCTGAGCGTTCCAACGAGGAGTGGGGCATCCTCTGCGAAATGGCCGTGGGCGCCGCCAAGGAGGCGCTGCAGCGCGCCGGCAAGACCGTCGCCGACATCGATGGGGTGATCGTCGCCTGCTCGAACCTGCAGCGCGCCTATCCGGCGGTGGCCATCGAAGTGCAGGCAGCACTGGGCATCCAAGGCTGGGGCTACGACATGAACGTAGCCTGCTCTTCGGCCACCTTCGGCATTCAGGCCGCGACCACCGCGATCCAGACCGGCCAGGCCCGCGCCATCCTCATGGTCAACCCGGAAATCTGCACCGGCCACCTCAACTTCCGCGACCGCGACAGCCACTTCATCTTCGGCGACGCCGCCACTGCGGTGATCATCGAGCGTGCCGACCTGGCCACCTCCAAGCACCAGTTC
Proteins encoded in this window:
- the aguA gene encoding agmatine deiminase, yielding MARTLTSLPKADGFRLPGEFETKSRCWLGWPERPDVWRNGGKPAQKVWVEIVAAIASSEPVTVCASAAQYGNARRLLPAHVRVVEMTCNDTWFRDSGPAFLVHDETAEVRGVDFEFNAYGGLDGGLYYPWDKDDQIAQKILEIEGFDRYRAPFIAEMGGIQSDGQRTLLTTEQCLLNRNRNAHLGKDEMTRRLSDYLGAEQVIWLPRGCKFDETDGHIDDLACFVRPGVVVMQWTDDRTDPQWEIYQEAYDILRSTRDARGRALEVHKLPQPRVLEWTAEEAEGLDHDDATHTRQAGTQICASYINYYAGNSAIVLPLFGDANDRVAQATLAELFPQHRILGIENSREILLGGGNVACITMPQYAAPQRA
- a CDS encoding extracellular solute-binding protein — protein: MKLPASLLAVALAACAHAQAGSAQQQVNLYIWSEYLAPDTLASFEEKTGIRVVVDHFDSLETVETKLLTGGSGYDLVLTAGQHLSRAIASGALRELDKTQLPHFAGLDDEFTQHMARFDPGNRYAGLYVWGTTGFGYQEQAITQRMADAPTDSWAMLMDPQVVARFADCGVSLLNDPNEVFAAAFRYLGLDINRQNLDDLKQAEAHLAKVRPFIRYFDNDRNISDLANGNTCLAMAWNGNVAIAAAQAEQANKDFQLSYRIPREGALLWFDAMVIPRDAPHPEAGLALMDHLMTPEVIGAISNSIYYANAVPAADAFVDPAILADPGTYPPAELRATLYTKNDNSREFNRALTRAFSRLKSGR
- a CDS encoding substrate-binding periplasmic protein; the protein is MRLSLSALLLLLCLAASAEEQRPLRFSVTESWAMPMIKIVDGQATGGILYDLQMRLAQKVGRRAEMLVLPRLRVQRLLVSGGIDVRCYVNPDWLAESHHQYIWSLPFMVQRDLIVARNADPDFKLEQLRDERLGTVLGFSYPNLEPLLASGAVHREDARTQELALEKLEAGRYRYAISNHLALAWFNRDRPAEQRLHALGEISADLIACIVRDEPDVPTQALLRALVQMRQDGEFDAIFSRYR
- a CDS encoding FMN-binding glutamate synthase family protein, producing the protein MNLSLLSRYAFFAFCVLFTLASVPFLGHEWLWPFTLLSGVLSLIGIGDLLQTRHAVRRNYPILGNIRYLVEGIRPEIRQYLLEGDAEQLPFSRAQRSLVYSRAKNEGADKPFGTLSDVYQNGFEFISHSMRPAPLTDPCSFRVEIGGPQCSQPYSASLFNISAMSFGSLSANAIRALNEGAKLGEFYHDTGEGSISPYHREHGGDLVWELGSGYFGCRASDGRFDPERFAAQAASPQVKMIEIKLSQGAKPGHGGILPKHKVTEEIANTRGVPMGEDCISPSRHSAFSTPTEMLQFIAQLRELSGGKPVGFKFCLGHPWEFMGIVKAMLETGILPDFIVVDGKEGGTGAAPLEFTDHLGVPLREGLLFVHNTLVGSNLRDKIKLGASGKIVSAFDIARVLAIGADWANSARGFMFAIGCIQSQSCHTNKCPTGVATQDPLRQRALVVEDKAQRVYNFHRNTLKALAEMLAAAGLDHPAQIDAKHLVQRMSATEIKLFAQQHVFLAPGELLSGQIAGEFYERMWRMARADSFEPAPA
- a CDS encoding beta-ketoacyl-ACP synthase III; this translates as MHNVVISGTGLYTPANSISNDELVASFNAYVQQFNADNAEAIARGEVEALSESSSGFIEKASGIKSRFVIDKEGILDPLRMVPRIPERSNEEWGILCEMAVGAAKEALQRAGKTVADIDGVIVACSNLQRAYPAVAIEVQAALGIQGWGYDMNVACSSATFGIQAATTAIQTGQARAILMVNPEICTGHLNFRDRDSHFIFGDAATAVIIERADLATSKHQFDVVSTKLLTQFSNNIRNNFGFLNRAAEEGVGARDKLFVQEGRKVFKDVCPMVAELIAAHLAENQLNVSDVKRFWLHQANLNMNLLIARKLLGRDAEPHEAPVILDTYANTSSAGSVIALHKHQDDLPAGSLGVLSSFGAGYSIGSVILRKR